One genomic segment of Camelus ferus isolate YT-003-E chromosome 19, BCGSAC_Cfer_1.0, whole genome shotgun sequence includes these proteins:
- the AHCY gene encoding adenosylhomocysteinase has protein sequence MSDKLPYKVADISLATWGRKALDLAENEMPGLMRMRELYSASKPLKGARIAGCLHMTVETAVLIETLVALGAEVQWSSCNIFSTQDHAAAAIAKAGIPVYAWKGETDEEYLWCIEQTLYFKDGPLNMILDDGGDLTNLIHTKYPQLLSGIRGISEETTTGVHNLYKMMANGILKVPAINVNDSVTKSKFDNLYGCRESLIDGIKRATDVMIAGKVAVVAGYGDVGKGCAQALRGFGARVIITEIDPINALQAAMEGYEVTTMDEACQEGNIFVTTTGCIDIILGQHFEQMKDDAIVCNIGHFDVEIDVKWLNENAVEKVNIKPQVDRYLLKNGRRVILLAEGRLVNLGCAMGHPSFVMSNSFTNQVLAQIELWTHPDKYSVGVHFLPKKLDEAVAEAHLGKLNVKLTKLTEKQAQYLGMSRDGPFKPDHYRY, from the exons CTGACATCAGCCTGGCCACCTGGGGACGCAAGGCCCTGGACCTCGCAGAGAATGAGATGCCGGGCCTGATGCGCATGCGGGAGTTGTACTCGGCCTCCAAGCCATTGAAGGGCGCCCGTATTGCCGGCTGCCTGCACATGACTGTGGAGACAGCTGTCCTCATTGAGACCCTCGTTGCCCTGGGTGCTGAG GTGCAGTGGTCCAGCTGCAACATCTTCTCCACCCAGGACCATGCAGCAGCTGCCATTGCCAAGGCTGGCATTCCAG TGTACGCCTGGAAGGGTGAAACCGATGAGGAATATCTGTGGTGCATTGAGCAGACTCTGTACTTCAAGGATGGGCCCCTCAACATGATTCTGGACGATGGTGGTGACCTCACCAACCTCATCCACACCAAGTACCCACAGCTCCTGTCAG GCATCCGAGGCATCTCTGAAGAGACCACAACGGGAGTCCACAACCTGTACAAGATGATGGCCAATGGGATCCTGAAAGTGCCTGCCATCAACGTCAACGACTCCGTCACCAAG AGCAAGTTTGACAACCTCTATGGCTGCCGGGAGTCCCTCATAGATGGCATCAAGCGGGCCACAGACGTGATGATTGCGGGCAAAGTGGCAGTGGTAGCAGGCTATGGCGACGTGGGCAAGGGCTGTGCCCAGGCTCTGAGGGGTTTCGGGGCCCGCGTCATTATCACGGAGATCGACCCCATCAACGCACTTCAGGCTGCTATGGAGG GCTATGAAGTGACCACCATGGATGAGGCCTGTCAGGAGGGCAACATCTTTGTCACCACCACAGGCTGTATTGACATCATCCTTGGCCA GCACTTTGAACAGATGAAAGATGACGCCATTGTGTGTAACATTGGACACTTTGACGTGGAGATTGATGTCAAGTGGCTGAACGAGAACGCCGTGGAGAAGGTCAACATCAAGCCTCAG GTAGACCGCTATTTACTGAAGAACGGGCGCCGCGTCATCCTGCTGGCCGAGGGCCGGCTGGTCAACCTCGGCTGTGCCATGGGCCACCCTAGCTTTGTGATGAGCAACTCCTTCACCAACCAGGTGCTGGCACAGATTGAGCTGTGGACCCACCCAGACAAGTACTCCGTCGGAGTCCACTTCTTGCCCAAGAAG CTGGATGAAGCAGTGGCTGAAGCCCACCTGGGCAAGTTGAACGTGAAGCTGACCAAGCTGACTGAGAAGCAGGCCCAGTACCTGGGCATGTCCCGTGATGGTCCCTTCAAGCCTGATCACTACCGCTACTGA
- the ASIP gene encoding agouti-signaling protein, whose product MDVTRLFLATLLVCLCFLTAYSHLAPEEKPRDEGSLRSNSSKNLLDFPSVSIVALNKKSKISRKEAEKKKSSSKKKAQTKKVARPRPPLPTPCVATRDSCKPPAPACCDPCAFCQCRFFRSVCSCRVLSPTC is encoded by the exons ATGGATGTCACCCGCCTCTTCCTAGCTACCCTGCTGGTCTGCCTGTGCTTCCTCACTGCCTACAGCCACCTAGCACCTGAGGAAAAGCCCAGGGATGAAGGGAGCCTGAGAAGCAACTCCTCCAAGAACCTGTTAGATTTCCCTTCTGTCTCTATTGTGG CACTGAACAAGAAATCCAAGATCAGCAGAAAAGAAGcggaaaagaagaaaagctctTCCAAG AAAAAGGCTCAGACGAAGAAGGTGGCGCGGCCCCGGCCCCCGCTGCCCACTCCCTGCGTGGCCACCCGCGACAGTTGCAAGCCTCCCGCTCCAGCCTGCTGTGACCCGTGTGCCTTCTGCCAGTGCCGCTTCTTCCGCAGCGTCTGCTCCTGCCGCGTGCTCAGCCCCACCTGTTGA